From one Melioribacteraceae bacterium genomic stretch:
- a CDS encoding amidohydrolase family protein — MKKKKYFFLVFMMASVVTASNLKVFKNAEIYTAAGEHFENGVLVIENGLINYVGDQRMFKLPADAEVYDLEGKAIMPGLVDTHSHIGLDWGFDSDSPTHPDIRILDAIDPNHETFGRARAGGITTLNIMPGSGHLMSGQTVYLKSKKAKTVNEMVFCEDLLNGICGGMKMANGTNSIRNSPFPGTRGKSAAIVRSLFYKALDYKNKVEAAKDDPEKMPPRNIELEPIVEILNKERTIHFHTHRADDIMTVLRLKEEFDFKVVLQHVSEGWKVADEIAKAGVHASVIMIDSPGGKLEAINLSFDTPVTLDKAGVDFGLHTDDWITDSRMFLRSGALAIRAGLSKERAIESLTIAGARMLDLDNRVGSLEKGKDADFIILSGDPFSVYTKIEQTWIDGEKVFDRTVDEDYKYAQGGYMVYPREGHIHIDEELER, encoded by the coding sequence ATGAAAAAGAAAAAATATTTTTTTCTGGTGTTTATGATGGCATCAGTGGTCACTGCATCAAATCTAAAAGTATTCAAGAATGCTGAAATCTATACAGCAGCAGGCGAACATTTTGAAAACGGTGTCCTAGTTATCGAAAACGGATTGATTAACTATGTAGGTGATCAAAGAATGTTTAAACTTCCTGCTGATGCTGAAGTTTACGACTTAGAAGGTAAAGCAATTATGCCAGGTCTGGTTGATACTCATTCTCACATTGGTCTTGATTGGGGATTCGACAGTGATTCACCGACACATCCCGATATCAGAATTCTTGATGCAATAGACCCGAATCATGAAACGTTTGGACGGGCAAGAGCCGGTGGAATTACTACGTTAAATATTATGCCGGGTTCGGGACATTTAATGAGCGGACAAACGGTTTATTTAAAATCAAAGAAAGCTAAGACTGTTAATGAAATGGTTTTCTGTGAAGATTTATTAAATGGCATCTGTGGTGGAATGAAAATGGCTAACGGAACAAATTCAATCCGTAATTCACCATTTCCCGGAACGAGAGGAAAGTCAGCAGCTATTGTTAGAAGTCTATTTTACAAAGCTCTTGATTATAAAAATAAAGTTGAAGCGGCAAAGGATGATCCGGAAAAAATGCCACCCAGAAATATTGAATTAGAACCTATTGTTGAAATACTTAACAAAGAAAGAACAATTCACTTTCATACACATCGAGCTGATGATATAATGACAGTTCTAAGACTAAAAGAGGAATTTGATTTTAAAGTTGTATTGCAGCATGTCAGCGAAGGTTGGAAAGTCGCCGATGAAATTGCAAAAGCTGGTGTTCACGCTTCGGTGATAATGATTGATTCTCCGGGTGGTAAACTTGAAGCAATAAATTTGAGTTTCGATACACCGGTTACTCTTGATAAAGCCGGTGTTGATTTTGGACTACACACAGATGATTGGATTACGGATTCAAGAATGTTTTTACGTTCCGGGGCACTCGCCATTCGTGCGGGATTATCCAAAGAACGTGCAATTGAATCGTTAACTATTGCCGGCGCTAGAATGCTTGATCTAGATAATCGAGTCGGTTCGTTAGAAAAGGGTAAAGATGCTGATTTTATAATTCTATCCGGTGATCCGTTTAGTGTTTATACAAAAATCGAACAAACTTGGATTGATGGTGAAAAGGTATTTGATCGAACTGTTGATGAAGATTATAAATATGCTCAAGGTGGTTATATGGTTTATCCAAGAGAGGGTCATATTCATATTGATGAGGAGTTAGAGAGATGA
- a CDS encoding T9SS type A sorting domain-containing protein, with protein sequence MKQKMIYFFFFLLTLSLFSQIKNINSLSGTWTGSWINDFFLSTGDAQILIVVDEGQQKVIATFNIGGTALGQSSIDTFIEEVIYNDSGATISLTHEIWGDINGNILFATGEFSGTAEDNPVNPSVGLMTGAGILTSDSLKSTFTMDFSGTMITGGMDLVKENGIEPPSNLTAVQNSSEEVSLSWITNSSNHTGFRLDRWSASEVWIEIAELDKDDVNYIDTEIEESTNYKYRISAINSDTESEYSNEAEITTITDVNSDELVYKFELYQNYPNPFNPTTVINFSVKYFSAVKLEVFNQNGELVKKLFDGHLAAGEYDINFNASDFASGVYYYRMVANNFISTKKMLLIK encoded by the coding sequence ATGAAGCAGAAGATGATTTATTTTTTCTTTTTCTTGCTCACCTTATCTCTGTTCTCACAAATCAAAAACATAAATTCATTAAGTGGTACCTGGACTGGAAGTTGGATTAATGATTTCTTTCTGAGCACCGGTGATGCTCAAATATTAATTGTGGTTGATGAAGGTCAGCAAAAAGTGATTGCTACTTTTAATATTGGTGGCACAGCTCTCGGACAATCCTCAATAGATACATTTATAGAAGAAGTAATTTATAATGATTCCGGGGCAACAATATCGTTAACACACGAAATCTGGGGTGATATAAACGGTAACATACTTTTTGCAACGGGTGAATTTTCCGGAACTGCGGAAGATAATCCTGTAAATCCCTCAGTTGGGCTGATGACCGGTGCAGGGATTCTGACTTCAGACAGTTTAAAAAGTACCTTTACAATGGACTTTAGCGGTACAATGATTACCGGAGGTATGGATTTAGTGAAAGAAAACGGAATTGAGCCGCCATCAAACTTAACTGCAGTTCAAAATTCTTCCGAGGAAGTAAGCCTATCATGGATAACTAATTCATCTAATCATACTGGTTTTAGGCTAGATCGCTGGTCAGCAAGTGAAGTCTGGATTGAAATTGCTGAATTAGATAAAGATGATGTCAATTACATTGATACGGAAATTGAAGAATCTACAAATTATAAATATAGAATTTCCGCAATTAATTCTGATACTGAATCAGAATATAGTAATGAGGCAGAGATTACAACTATTACAGACGTCAACTCTGATGAATTAGTTTACAAATTTGAGTTGTATCAAAACTATCCCAACCCGTTTAATCCAACAACTGTAATTAATTTTTCTGTTAAATATTTCTCGGCGGTTAAGCTAGAAGTTTTTAATCAAAATGGCGAGTTAGTAAAAAAATTGTTTGATGGGCATCTGGCAGCTGGTGAGTACGATATTAATTTTAATGCATCAGATTTCGCTTCAGGCGTTTATTATTACAGAATGGTAGCAAATAATTTTATCTCGACAAAAAAAATGCTTCTTATTAAATAA
- a CDS encoding sodium:solute symporter family protein — protein MNELHSLGSAVDWIVMICYFVGIMLFGSYFAKYNRNTTDFFFGGRRFAWWLISISIVATGVGSHSFVKYSAKGFEYGISSTMTYMNDWFFMPLFLFGWLPIVVYSRIRSIPEYFELRFSPSVRLIATIFQLLYMIGYLGIGLLTLGKVFTPLLPQSIEFIGLNINITLMGVIITIALITGIYTTFGGQTAVIFTDLIQGGILLITGVIIFALGISYVGGIDTFWNLLPVSWKQPLANFNSPPDFNFVGIFWQDGIAGSIGFLFMNMGLIMRFMSARSVNEGRKAAVFNVLFMLPISAIIVGSAGWIGKALLEMNPPQLNSDVNPDQVFIAVTHIIASKGLFGFVVAALTATLLSTVDSLINAIAAVYMNDIYAPLKKWLKTKAGSPQIQAKKELNAARVASILFTFAGVIATIPFNTYPTVYEAHGFFHSTLTPPLVTAIFLGVFWKKFTPAGVLTTFIGGSSLMIIGSRYPDILITPIAHGTPFDAVHPYSYISALYNLIVCVSLGIIITYSRKVFIHISEKLKSGTLGDKVTYILITIVVLSLVAIWFNLVEMYSSIYLAILITLFVSVIAEYKLKYDEKIHLEGLTVWSVKKAKERFKGKELNEEQGEKIFCNWIVRDDENDEVNISFNDMNKLKARVGDLIYISDKRKYLGGLKSFHSKIGEPHTNDGEIFISKDHLLSAQFSEDKIIYAEKEM, from the coding sequence ATGAATGAATTACACAGTCTGGGTAGTGCTGTAGATTGGATTGTAATGATCTGCTATTTCGTTGGTATTATGCTGTTTGGAAGCTACTTCGCAAAATATAATCGTAATACAACCGACTTTTTTTTCGGTGGCAGACGATTTGCTTGGTGGCTGATTAGTATTTCAATTGTGGCAACGGGGGTTGGAAGCCACAGTTTTGTGAAATACTCAGCCAAAGGTTTTGAATACGGAATTTCATCAACAATGACGTATATGAACGACTGGTTCTTTATGCCTCTTTTTCTTTTCGGGTGGCTGCCGATTGTAGTTTATTCTAGGATAAGATCAATCCCAGAATATTTCGAATTGAGATTCAGTCCAAGTGTAAGATTAATTGCAACAATTTTTCAACTTCTTTATATGATAGGCTATCTTGGTATAGGTCTGCTGACTTTAGGAAAGGTGTTTACTCCATTGCTGCCTCAGTCAATCGAATTCATTGGATTAAATATCAATATAACTCTGATGGGAGTAATCATCACAATCGCTCTCATAACTGGTATTTACACCACATTTGGCGGGCAAACCGCAGTTATTTTTACAGATCTTATCCAAGGGGGAATACTACTAATAACCGGTGTAATCATTTTTGCATTGGGTATAAGTTATGTGGGCGGAATTGATACATTCTGGAATTTGCTTCCGGTAAGTTGGAAACAACCGTTAGCTAATTTTAACTCTCCGCCGGATTTTAACTTTGTCGGTATCTTTTGGCAGGATGGGATTGCGGGATCTATCGGATTTCTGTTTATGAATATGGGATTAATAATGAGATTTATGTCTGCCAGAAGTGTAAACGAAGGAAGAAAAGCGGCTGTATTCAATGTATTATTTATGTTGCCAATTTCTGCAATTATTGTTGGTAGTGCCGGCTGGATAGGTAAAGCACTTCTTGAAATGAATCCCCCGCAATTAAACAGCGATGTAAATCCGGATCAAGTCTTTATAGCTGTTACTCATATAATCGCTAGTAAAGGATTATTTGGTTTTGTTGTCGCAGCTCTAACAGCAACATTACTCTCTACTGTCGATTCGCTAATTAATGCGATTGCAGCAGTTTATATGAACGATATTTACGCACCTTTAAAGAAGTGGTTGAAAACCAAAGCGGGCTCGCCCCAAATTCAAGCAAAAAAAGAGTTGAATGCCGCTAGAGTAGCTTCGATATTATTTACGTTTGCAGGTGTGATTGCGACCATTCCTTTTAATACATATCCAACTGTTTATGAGGCACATGGATTTTTTCATTCGACACTAACCCCTCCGCTTGTAACTGCAATTTTCTTAGGAGTTTTTTGGAAAAAGTTTACGCCCGCGGGAGTTCTTACAACTTTCATCGGCGGTTCTTCACTGATGATTATCGGTTCCCGATATCCCGATATTTTGATAACTCCAATTGCACACGGTACTCCCTTCGATGCTGTCCATCCCTATTCCTACATCAGTGCACTCTATAATTTAATTGTCTGCGTTAGTTTAGGGATAATAATTACTTATTCACGAAAAGTGTTTATACATATTTCCGAAAAGCTTAAGTCCGGAACTTTAGGAGACAAAGTAACTTACATTCTAATTACAATAGTCGTTCTATCACTTGTTGCAATCTGGTTCAATCTTGTCGAAATGTATTCATCAATTTATTTAGCAATACTCATTACACTATTCGTATCTGTTATTGCAGAATATAAACTGAAATATGATGAAAAAATTCACCTCGAAGGGTTGACGGTATGGTCTGTCAAAAAAGCAAAAGAGAGATTTAAGGGAAAGGAGTTGAATGAAGAACAGGGTGAGAAAATATTTTGTAATTGGATAGTCCGTGATGATGAAAATGATGAAGTGAATATTTCGTTTAATGATATGAATAAATTAAAAGCGAGGGTGGGTGATTTAATTTATATATCTGATAAAAGAAAGTATCTGGGCGGCTTAAAGTCTTTCCATTCCAAAATTGGCGAACCTCACACCAATGATGGGGAGATTTTCATAAGCAAAGATCATCTACTATCTGCTCAGTTCAGCGAGGATAAAATTATCTATGCTGAAAAAGAGATGTAA
- a CDS encoding sodium-dependent transporter, which yields MTINKESWGSRVGLVLAMAGNAVGLGNFLRFPAQASQNGGGAFILPYLISFLLMGIPLLYIEWAIGRHGGKFGHHSAPGMFHVLGKNKFLKYIGVFGLFSNLTIASYYAYIESWTLAYAFHSIIGTFTSIDPYTFFPKYLGIHEGSLIAFPFEALFWFILTISLNVWILSRGLVKGIELAAKIGMPLLIAFGIILAIKGLSLSSVDTGVIESPFTGLNFVWEPNFSGLSNPTTWLAAAGQIFFTLSVGMGSIHCYASYLKQKEDIALNASSAGWLNEFVEVVLGGTILIPIATAYLGLAVVQSSTAGGSGFALGFLTLPSLFNNWGWFAPFAGAMWFGLLFFAGITSSIAMGQPLLAFLNDEFNLSRKSSAVVFGLAACMLGLLCVILYPGGSFDEFDFWTGTFSLVTFALLESIVFAFVFGIENGWEEINRGSDIMIPKLFKFVIKYITPFFITIIFLGAMIKPATDWATAIGLLTSGDGWPLAGDSVLGVIFHVNENDYTWFNDGEFTHIFIKDITRVVLLSTFSVLVYLVHKAWKTKN from the coding sequence ATGACAATTAACAAAGAATCATGGGGAAGCAGAGTAGGACTTGTACTTGCAATGGCAGGTAATGCAGTTGGTTTAGGAAATTTTTTAAGATTTCCCGCTCAAGCTTCACAGAACGGCGGTGGCGCTTTTATTCTTCCTTACTTAATTTCTTTTCTTCTTATGGGTATTCCCCTTTTATATATAGAGTGGGCTATAGGAAGGCATGGTGGTAAGTTTGGACACCACTCAGCTCCGGGAATGTTTCATGTACTGGGTAAAAATAAATTCTTAAAATATATCGGTGTGTTCGGATTGTTTTCGAACTTAACAATCGCATCGTATTATGCATATATAGAATCTTGGACTTTGGCATATGCGTTCCATTCTATAATCGGTACTTTTACAAGTATTGACCCTTATACTTTTTTCCCAAAGTATTTGGGAATACACGAAGGATCGCTTATCGCTTTTCCGTTTGAAGCTCTTTTTTGGTTTATACTTACTATCTCTCTAAATGTTTGGATTTTGTCAAGAGGTTTGGTAAAAGGAATAGAGCTCGCTGCCAAAATCGGAATGCCACTGTTAATTGCTTTCGGAATTATTTTAGCTATAAAAGGACTTAGTTTATCGTCTGTAGATACGGGCGTAATAGAAAGTCCTTTTACCGGATTGAATTTTGTTTGGGAGCCAAACTTTTCCGGACTCTCAAACCCGACTACTTGGCTAGCCGCAGCCGGTCAAATCTTTTTCACTCTTTCGGTTGGTATGGGTTCGATCCATTGCTATGCCTCTTACCTTAAACAAAAGGAAGATATTGCACTTAATGCTTCTTCAGCCGGTTGGCTAAATGAATTTGTTGAAGTTGTTCTTGGAGGAACGATCTTAATCCCGATTGCCACGGCATATTTAGGATTAGCAGTCGTGCAGTCTTCAACCGCAGGAGGAAGCGGGTTTGCACTTGGGTTTTTGACTTTACCCTCACTATTTAACAACTGGGGATGGTTCGCCCCATTCGCAGGTGCAATGTGGTTTGGGTTACTATTTTTTGCCGGCATTACTTCTTCGATCGCTATGGGGCAGCCTTTATTAGCATTTCTAAATGATGAATTCAATCTCTCACGTAAATCATCCGCTGTAGTCTTCGGTTTAGCGGCATGTATGCTTGGTTTACTATGTGTTATACTTTACCCCGGTGGTTCGTTTGATGAATTTGATTTTTGGACGGGAACTTTTTCCCTTGTGACATTCGCTCTGCTCGAGTCAATAGTATTCGCATTTGTGTTTGGCATAGAAAACGGTTGGGAAGAAATAAATCGTGGATCGGATATTATGATACCAAAACTCTTCAAATTTGTCATCAAGTACATTACCCCGTTTTTTATAACGATAATATTTCTTGGTGCGATGATAAAACCAGCAACCGATTGGGCAACAGCTATAGGTTTACTTACCTCCGGAGATGGCTGGCCATTAGCAGGCGACAGTGTACTCGGTGTTATTTTCCACGTTAATGAAAATGACTATACTTGGTTCAATGACGGAGAATTCACTCATATTTTTATAAAAGATATTACACGTGTAGTTTTACTTTCTACTTTTTCTGTCTTAGTTTATTTAGTTCATAAAGCTTGGAAAACTAAAAACTAG
- a CDS encoding site-specific integrase has protein sequence MYLSKRSNGFYYVYYDKPDGKRTCISTKTKFKSEATKFLSKFEKELKQRSIEKNIPISLNELSEQFLEYSSTIHSPNHTKSIRTTFNELEKVVENPPLSMLRNAKVQNYFEDRLKKVSAYAVRRDIANLSSAFNWAIRKNYIDENPVKGIKKPKLPERLPYFFTEEQFEKLISVVDDSDLRDLFNFALLTGLRQSDLISLQWSQINFRDNTVILDNRNSLTKSWKVHSIPLNISALQILTERELKKKNELLVFTYKEQKIKQDFISKKFRKYVKKAGLNSKLTFHSLRHTFASWLIQRGASLYQVSKLMTHSDLRVTQIYSHLRSEDLRNSINLITIN, from the coding sequence ATGTATCTTTCTAAACGCTCAAATGGTTTCTATTATGTTTATTATGATAAACCGGATGGTAAGCGAACTTGTATTTCCACCAAAACAAAATTTAAATCCGAAGCAACAAAGTTTCTTTCTAAATTTGAGAAGGAACTGAAGCAGAGAAGCATTGAGAAAAACATTCCTATATCTTTGAATGAATTGAGTGAGCAATTTCTTGAGTATTCTTCAACAATTCACAGCCCGAATCACACAAAATCAATTCGAACAACATTCAATGAATTGGAAAAAGTTGTTGAAAATCCTCCCCTTTCAATGCTAAGGAATGCTAAGGTTCAAAACTACTTTGAAGATAGGTTAAAAAAGGTTTCTGCTTATGCTGTCAGACGTGATATTGCCAATTTATCATCAGCGTTTAATTGGGCTATTAGAAAAAACTATATTGATGAGAATCCAGTCAAAGGCATTAAGAAACCTAAATTGCCGGAAAGACTCCCCTACTTTTTTACTGAAGAACAATTTGAAAAATTAATTAGTGTTGTTGATGATTCTGATTTGAGAGACTTATTTAACTTTGCCCTGCTTACCGGACTCCGGCAGAGTGATTTAATCTCATTACAATGGTCTCAAATTAATTTTAGAGATAATACGGTTATACTTGATAATAGAAATTCATTAACAAAAAGCTGGAAAGTTCATTCAATACCATTGAATATTTCTGCTTTGCAGATATTAACGGAAAGAGAGTTAAAGAAAAAAAATGAATTATTAGTTTTTACATACAAGGAACAGAAAATTAAGCAAGATTTCATTTCAAAAAAGTTTAGGAAATATGTTAAGAAAGCCGGACTTAATTCTAAGCTTACATTTCACTCATTGAGACATACGTTTGCAAGTTGGTTGATTCAAAGAGGTGCTTCGCTTTACCAAGTATCTAAATTGATGACTCATTCAGATTTGAGAGTAACACAAATTTATTCTCATTTAAGGAGTGAGGATTTGAGAAATTCAATAAATCTAATAACTATAAATTAA
- a CDS encoding DnaB-like helicase C-terminal domain-containing protein → MKNLIEQLPYNLESEKIVISSLISEPQSLDEIKPIVRANHFFEEKHVVIFNAILDIEKDSKPIDQISLYEKLKAEDLLSKAGGIQYISNLVEYFNSTAHLGYHSKIVFEKFLARQLIKKCFNIINRSMKKEDVFDLVSEAEKEIGSLSNEFDSIANDEKLLSERLDEIFDDLEVRSKGEKEIEALRLETLPSLNRIIGGIMPTDLIGIYGKEKSTKTSLAHEIALDIGADQQLPVCIFTFENSREETEWKSISMRTGIEFKKLRNPKGYDSNSKLTLEEIETLKRHSYEKLQGSKIIISDKILDEYQIANKLRIWKKKYKLKLCVIDYLMLINSIEKFQNRREELNHLSRFFKQLAMKLEIPIILISQSNESGERVAEHKGLERDANYFIYVQAGEKGQSVKFNDPFHGQYNYTIEEDQFIVTVRGIRHSKGNKSFITQFQNNRYIEVETKPNRTTHREPETNWYERDDRFPI, encoded by the coding sequence ATGAAAAATCTCATAGAACAATTACCGTATAATTTAGAATCGGAAAAAATAGTTATCAGTTCTTTGATAAGCGAACCGCAAAGTCTCGATGAAATCAAACCAATAGTAAGAGCTAACCACTTTTTTGAGGAAAAACATGTAGTAATTTTCAATGCTATTTTAGACATAGAGAAAGATTCAAAACCTATTGATCAAATTTCGCTTTACGAAAAATTAAAAGCTGAGGATCTATTAAGTAAAGCAGGCGGAATACAATATATCTCAAACTTAGTTGAATATTTTAATTCGACTGCTCATCTTGGTTATCACAGCAAAATCGTATTCGAGAAATTCCTTGCACGTCAATTAATAAAAAAATGCTTCAATATCATTAATCGATCTATGAAGAAAGAAGATGTTTTTGATTTAGTCTCTGAGGCAGAAAAAGAAATTGGTTCACTGAGTAACGAGTTCGATTCAATTGCGAATGATGAAAAATTGTTATCAGAAAGACTTGATGAAATATTTGATGATCTTGAAGTAAGAAGTAAAGGTGAAAAAGAAATTGAAGCTCTTCGCTTGGAAACCCTTCCCTCCTTAAATAGAATAATAGGCGGAATTATGCCAACTGATTTAATCGGTATTTATGGTAAAGAAAAAAGCACAAAGACAAGTTTAGCGCACGAGATAGCTTTAGATATTGGTGCAGATCAGCAACTGCCGGTTTGTATTTTCACTTTTGAGAATAGTCGGGAAGAAACCGAATGGAAATCCATATCAATGAGAACGGGAATTGAGTTCAAAAAACTTAGAAATCCTAAAGGTTATGATAGCAATAGCAAATTAACACTCGAAGAAATTGAAACTCTTAAAAGACATTCTTACGAAAAACTGCAAGGGTCAAAAATAATAATCTCCGATAAGATTCTTGATGAGTATCAAATTGCTAATAAACTTAGAATCTGGAAGAAAAAATATAAACTAAAACTTTGCGTAATAGATTACTTGATGTTGATCAACTCAATAGAAAAATTCCAAAACCGAAGAGAAGAACTAAATCATTTAAGTAGATTCTTCAAGCAACTAGCAATGAAATTGGAAATTCCTATAATCCTTATTTCACAAAGCAATGAATCAGGTGAACGAGTTGCTGAACACAAAGGATTAGAAAGAGATGCAAATTACTTCATTTACGTCCAAGCTGGCGAGAAAGGTCAATCAGTAAAATTTAACGATCCTTTTCATGGGCAATACAACTATACGATTGAAGAAGATCAGTTTATTGTAACAGTTAGAGGTATCCGGCATAGTAAAGGAAATAAATCTTTCATAACGCAATTCCAAAATAATCGTTATATCGAAGTAGAAACAAAACCAAACAGAACAACTCACAGAGAACCGGAAACAAACTGGTATGAACGAGATGACAGATTCCCTATTTAA
- a CDS encoding outer membrane beta-barrel protein, producing the protein MFKVIILLTFYSSVILFAQANENYNGIEPEVYAGSKALVFSYTPFQSDLGGENVSATQSSTGNNFELLAIQGIGIKYFTSKHISLLLGFGFGTGSSKYKADDGTEYETTGTYVGVGFDINYHFASLYNISSYLGLNLNYGGTYAENRENYLQQSRDDYTEEYSSSSFGVGMNLGFEWFFTEGISLGGKYTIGFRNYFEPEVTIREGTETDIQKGRSATFFAIGAGTITLSVHF; encoded by the coding sequence ATGTTTAAGGTCATTATACTATTAACATTTTATTCCTCAGTAATACTATTTGCACAAGCAAATGAAAACTATAACGGAATAGAACCTGAAGTTTATGCAGGTTCTAAAGCTCTTGTATTTTCTTATACCCCATTCCAAAGTGATTTAGGTGGAGAAAATGTAAGTGCGACACAATCTTCCACAGGTAATAATTTTGAACTACTTGCCATTCAGGGAATAGGTATAAAATACTTTACATCAAAACATATCTCATTATTGTTGGGCTTTGGATTCGGCACTGGTTCTAGTAAGTATAAAGCAGATGATGGCACAGAATACGAGACAACTGGCACTTATGTAGGCGTGGGTTTTGATATTAATTATCATTTCGCAAGTCTCTATAATATAAGTTCTTATTTAGGACTTAATTTAAATTATGGTGGAACTTACGCAGAGAATAGAGAAAATTACTTACAGCAATCACGTGATGACTATACTGAAGAATATTCAAGTTCATCGTTCGGTGTTGGAATGAATTTAGGTTTTGAGTGGTTTTTTACAGAGGGTATTTCTTTAGGTGGTAAATACACTATAGGTTTTAGAAATTATTTTGAACCAGAAGTTACAATTAGGGAAGGAACAGAGACTGATATACAAAAAGGAAGAAGCGCAACATTTTTTGCTATAGGAGCAGGAACAATTACTCTCTCAGTGCATTTTTGA
- the argF gene encoding ornithine carbamoyltransferase: MAFNLRNRNFLKLLDFTPQEIKFLLDLSKDLKTAKYAGTERQRLKGKNVVLLFAKDSTRTRCAFEVAAMDQGAGVTYLGPAGSQMGKKESMKDTARVLGRMYDGIEYRGFGQEIVEELGAHAGVPVWNGLTNEFHPTQVLADFLTIMEHSDKPLNQVTLAYLGDARNNMGNSLMVGCAKMGMKFRAVAPKNLWPNEELVKTCEEIAKETGAKITLTDDPVKGVEGADFLYTDVWVSMGEPEEEWEKRIKLMKPYQVNMEMIKNTKNPNVKFLHCLPAFHNRETTVGEDIFQKFGLEAMEVTDDVFESEHSIVFDEAENRLHTIKAVMVATLGD, translated from the coding sequence ATGGCATTTAATTTAAGAAACAGAAACTTTCTAAAACTGTTGGATTTCACTCCACAGGAAATAAAATTTTTACTTGATCTTTCTAAAGATCTAAAAACGGCAAAATATGCCGGTACAGAAAGACAAAGACTAAAAGGCAAAAACGTAGTTCTACTTTTTGCAAAAGATTCGACAAGAACACGTTGCGCCTTTGAAGTTGCCGCAATGGATCAAGGTGCCGGCGTAACATATTTAGGTCCTGCTGGTTCGCAAATGGGTAAAAAGGAATCGATGAAAGATACTGCGCGTGTTTTAGGTAGAATGTATGACGGCATTGAATATCGTGGATTCGGACAAGAAATAGTTGAAGAACTTGGCGCTCACGCCGGAGTTCCGGTTTGGAATGGTTTAACTAACGAGTTTCATCCGACACAAGTTCTTGCCGACTTCCTAACAATTATGGAACATTCGGATAAACCATTAAATCAAGTAACATTAGCATATCTTGGCGATGCTAGAAACAACATGGGTAATTCATTAATGGTTGGATGTGCAAAAATGGGTATGAAGTTTAGAGCCGTAGCTCCCAAAAATTTATGGCCGAATGAAGAACTCGTTAAAACATGCGAAGAAATTGCCAAAGAAACCGGAGCTAAAATTACTCTAACAGATGATCCGGTTAAAGGAGTTGAAGGCGCTGATTTCTTATATACAGATGTTTGGGTATCAATGGGTGAGCCGGAAGAAGAATGGGAAAAAAGAATTAAACTTATGAAACCATATCAAGTCAATATGGAAATGATTAAGAATACCAAAAATCCGAATGTAAAATTCCTTCATTGTTTACCGGCTTTTCACAATAGAGAAACAACTGTTGGCGAAGATATATTCCAAAAGTTCGGCTTAGAAGCAATGGAAGTTACAGACGATGTTTTCGAATCCGAACATTCAATTGTTTTTGATGAAGCTGAAAATAGATTACATACCATTAAAGCAGTCATGGTTGCAACGTTGGGTGATTAA
- a CDS encoding four helix bundle protein, protein MKFTRFEEILAWQKAKELSPLIYTTFSDCRDYSFRDQIQRASISVMNNIAEGFERSSNKEFKHFLFIAKGSSAEIRSMIVIASELRYVNKETELKIYNLSEEISKMLSGLIKTL, encoded by the coding sequence TTGAAATTTACTAGATTTGAAGAAATACTTGCCTGGCAGAAAGCTAAAGAATTGTCGCCTCTAATTTACACTACTTTTTCTGATTGCAGAGATTATTCGTTTCGAGATCAGATTCAGAGAGCTTCAATTTCGGTAATGAACAATATTGCAGAAGGATTTGAAAGAAGTAGTAACAAAGAATTCAAACACTTTTTATTTATTGCAAAAGGAAGTTCAGCAGAGATTAGATCGATGATTGTAATTGCATCTGAATTACGTTATGTAAATAAAGAGACAGAACTAAAAATCTATAATCTATCGGAAGAAATCTCCAAAATGTTATCCGGACTAATAAAAACTTTATAG